The following proteins are co-located in the Echinicola sp. 20G genome:
- a CDS encoding relaxase/mobilization nuclease domain-containing protein, with translation MVAKIRLGKNTLGLLHYNEDKIKEGKACLLYAHGFGANGKEGTIAEKNRRFQFFNDKNQKAKLNTFHASLNFSPKDQLDDTQKCFIAQEYMNRIGYGGQPYLVYEHTDSGHPHLHIVSTNITREGRRIETHNLGKMQSEKARKELEKELGLVVAENQKEQVPIMQPLESLEYGNKESKAAMGNIITEVMRAYSYGSIGEFASILRKFNIELIQGDKGTKMHENNGLAYSILDSKGKRIGVPIKASAFYSRPIFSRLGKRMKRSKRVKDGVVSATRNRVMEALELSHGKGIAVFEENLKKKGLAADFHYSKEGKVFGLTIIDHINRTAFKASELSRSLSGQKVFVQLDSSLKSKGHDKSEKHAFQYKKGSRASDRFMDGQKSDGPLWKVKDNSLLGTFIGLVEAIARPEWEELADPFEKKQRKKRRKKT, from the coding sequence ATGGTAGCGAAAATAAGACTGGGCAAGAACACCCTCGGTCTGCTCCACTACAATGAGGACAAAATAAAGGAAGGTAAGGCATGCCTGCTATATGCCCACGGTTTTGGTGCAAATGGAAAGGAGGGAACCATTGCTGAAAAAAACCGGAGGTTCCAGTTCTTCAACGATAAAAACCAAAAGGCCAAGCTGAACACCTTTCATGCCTCCCTTAACTTTTCTCCAAAGGACCAGTTGGATGACACGCAGAAGTGCTTTATCGCACAGGAATATATGAACCGCATCGGTTATGGAGGTCAGCCCTACTTGGTGTATGAACATACCGACTCTGGGCATCCCCACCTGCATATTGTCAGTACCAATATCACTAGGGAAGGAAGGCGAATAGAAACGCATAACCTGGGCAAGATGCAATCCGAAAAAGCCAGGAAGGAACTTGAAAAGGAGCTGGGTCTGGTGGTAGCCGAAAACCAAAAGGAACAGGTGCCGATAATGCAGCCTCTGGAAAGCCTGGAATATGGAAATAAGGAAAGCAAAGCAGCAATGGGCAATATTATCACGGAGGTAATGAGGGCATATTCCTATGGCTCCATTGGGGAGTTTGCATCTATTTTAAGGAAGTTCAATATCGAATTGATCCAAGGGGATAAAGGAACCAAAATGCATGAAAACAATGGGCTGGCCTATAGCATATTGGATAGTAAGGGCAAACGTATAGGGGTGCCCATCAAGGCAAGTGCCTTTTATAGCCGGCCAATATTTTCTAGGCTTGGAAAGAGGATGAAGCGCAGTAAAAGGGTAAAGGATGGGGTGGTATCAGCAACCCGAAACAGGGTTATGGAAGCCCTGGAGCTTTCCCATGGAAAGGGGATAGCGGTGTTTGAGGAAAACTTAAAAAAGAAAGGGCTGGCAGCAGATTTTCATTATTCCAAGGAAGGGAAAGTATTTGGCCTGACCATCATTGACCATATCAACAGGACCGCTTTCAAGGCATCGGAACTGTCCAGGTCGCTAAGCGGTCAAAAGGTGTTCGTCCAACTTGATTCAAGCCTTAAGAGCAAAGGACATGACAAATCGGAGAAACATGCTTTTCAATATAAAAAAGGATCCAGAGCATCTGACAGGTTTATGGATGGACAAAAATCCGATGGTCCTTTATGGAAAGTAAAGGATAACAGCTTATTGGGAACCTTTATTGGTTTGGTTGAAGCAATTGCCCGACCGGAATGGGAGGAACTAGCCGATCCCTTTGAGAAGAAGCAAAGGAAGAAACGAAGAAAGAAAACTTAG
- a CDS encoding helix-turn-helix domain-containing protein, with the protein MNYTVFEECGLKRSLDILSGKWKPLILYHLFHEQEIRFIELWRKMPRVSKKVLLDQLKQMQKHHVVERIERNDFPPQVYYRLHKDAEYLGPALQILEAWGKSR; encoded by the coding sequence ATGAATTATACAGTGTTTGAAGAATGTGGACTGAAGCGCAGTTTGGATATATTATCGGGAAAATGGAAACCCTTGATTTTATACCATCTGTTTCACGAGCAAGAAATACGATTTATTGAATTATGGCGCAAAATGCCTCGGGTTTCCAAGAAAGTTCTCCTGGACCAACTAAAACAAATGCAAAAACACCATGTTGTGGAGAGAATTGAGCGAAATGATTTTCCACCACAGGTATATTACCGGCTTCACAAGGATGCCGAATATTTGGGACCCGCACTACAAATTTTAGAAGCCTGGGGTAAAAGTCGATAA
- the thiE gene encoding thiamine phosphate synthase → MIKSSRIHYITQSMPNKSHQQLALDACQAGVKLVQLRLKDTEAKEMFEIALETQKICNRFEAKLIINDHLDLAISIDADGVHLGNEDTDHEVARKELGQNKIIGATAYNEKDMIYHQQRGYADYIGLGTFRKTATKPEIKEFLSLLEIKALIDKQKQNYDKPIPLLVIGGVKITDIPPLLSIGVYGIAIASLLNESDDKKMTFEKILNAFKQAEIKDEGNG, encoded by the coding sequence ATGATAAAATCATCCAGAATCCATTACATTACCCAGAGTATGCCTAATAAGAGCCACCAACAATTGGCCTTGGATGCCTGTCAGGCAGGGGTAAAATTGGTGCAGCTTCGATTAAAAGATACGGAAGCAAAAGAAATGTTTGAAATCGCCTTAGAGACGCAAAAGATATGCAATAGGTTTGAGGCTAAATTGATAATTAACGATCACCTTGACCTTGCCATATCCATTGATGCCGACGGTGTGCACCTTGGAAATGAGGATACCGATCATGAAGTAGCCAGAAAGGAATTAGGTCAAAATAAAATTATTGGCGCCACAGCTTACAATGAAAAAGACATGATATACCATCAGCAAAGGGGCTATGCTGATTATATTGGGCTAGGAACCTTTAGAAAAACAGCTACCAAACCCGAGATCAAGGAATTTCTTTCCCTGTTGGAAATCAAAGCCTTGATCGACAAACAAAAGCAAAACTATGACAAACCAATACCATTATTGGTTATAGGTGGGGTTAAAATCACCGATATCCCCCCCTTACTATCGATAGGGGTATATGGAATTGCCATTGCTTCATTGCTCAATGAAAGTGATGATAAGAAAATGACATTTGAAAAAATCCTGAATGCTTTTAAACAAGCAGAAATCAAAGATGAAGGAAATGGCTAA
- a CDS encoding AraC family transcriptional regulator: MYQLFSPPVHLQNIVRYYWLLDLTADRKKITEYIFAYPYVNWVFTMGRPYTVKDNFSGPLVIKNTSILGPRTNFAEYLHPEGNLAFGVTFQLGSTPSILKEDTQLITNKIILQEDILPSSRWLTPFFNDVALEDFVPALNGEIAKLTNNMQQNGYFIWSQFLDLITVHKHYNTSASYLAKELKISQRHLQRITNHFAGLPPKHIQSMIRCRQAIKHIQRTGRVTDFFHYGYYDQNHFIKEVKRWTGHTPKALFLILGA; encoded by the coding sequence ATGTACCAACTTTTCTCACCACCCGTTCATTTACAAAATATAGTCAGGTATTATTGGCTTTTGGATTTAACAGCTGATAGGAAAAAAATAACAGAGTATATTTTTGCCTACCCGTACGTAAACTGGGTTTTTACCATGGGAAGGCCATATACCGTCAAGGATAATTTTTCAGGCCCCTTGGTGATAAAAAACACAAGTATCCTAGGGCCCAGAACAAATTTTGCAGAATATTTACATCCTGAAGGTAATTTGGCTTTTGGAGTTACTTTTCAATTAGGAAGCACACCATCCATCCTTAAGGAGGATACCCAATTAATTACCAATAAAATTATCCTCCAGGAAGATATTTTACCTTCTTCCAGATGGTTAACCCCATTTTTTAATGATGTTGCCCTAGAAGATTTTGTCCCTGCTCTGAATGGTGAAATAGCGAAGCTCACTAATAACATGCAACAAAATGGATATTTCATATGGTCTCAGTTTCTTGATCTCATTACCGTCCACAAACATTATAATACCTCGGCAAGTTATTTGGCCAAAGAATTGAAAATTAGCCAGAGACACCTCCAGAGGATTACAAATCATTTTGCTGGACTTCCACCAAAGCATATTCAATCTATGATTCGCTGTAGACAGGCCATCAAGCATATTCAAAGAACAGGTCGAGTGACTGACTTTTTCCACTATGGCTATTATGATCAGAATCACTTTATCAAGGAGGTGAAAAGATGGACCGGTCATACACCTAAAGCACTTTTTTTAATTCTTGGGGCCTAA
- a CDS encoding RNA polymerase sigma-70 factor → MIFKKPNNHTAANTLKIRNEKDFESIYSEYATQMLSLAYNHTYDIELAKEIVQDIFLSIWERRKNLSIKGPIKNYLLRAVKLEVIDHYRQKARDEKHLTCAFEEYCTAPESTEETVLYNELSNQISYLVDRLPCQCREVYILSRKKGLKNKEIAKTLLISEKTVESHLTKALKFIRHKISTS, encoded by the coding sequence TTGATTTTTAAGAAACCAAATAACCACACAGCTGCCAATACTTTGAAAATCCGTAATGAAAAAGATTTTGAAAGTATCTATTCCGAATACGCTACCCAAATGCTTTCCCTGGCCTACAACCATACTTATGATATAGAATTGGCGAAGGAAATTGTACAGGATATCTTTTTGTCGATATGGGAGCGTAGAAAAAACTTATCGATAAAAGGGCCAATAAAAAATTACCTTTTAAGGGCTGTAAAATTAGAGGTAATCGACCACTATCGCCAAAAAGCCCGCGATGAGAAACACCTCACATGTGCTTTTGAAGAATATTGTACCGCTCCAGAATCAACTGAAGAGACAGTGCTCTATAATGAGCTGTCCAACCAAATAAGTTATTTGGTAGATAGGCTTCCATGCCAATGCCGTGAGGTATATATTTTAAGCAGGAAAAAAGGCCTGAAAAACAAGGAAATTGCCAAGACATTATTGATATCAGAAAAAACCGTAGAGTCCCACTTGACTAAAGCATTGAAATTTATCCGTCATAAAATATCAACATCCTAA
- a CDS encoding PepSY domain-containing protein: MSTVNIKKIIGKVHLWLGLTSGLVVFIVAITGCLWVFQDEIRTWVYKDRMYIDPPQDAVRLPLTSLIKDAQEKLGEQYDLERAYYPTAANETVYIQFRKFNEGDDKTIYWYGDYIDYFYKVYLNPFTGEVLKIEDTKWEFFNVVIWTHFTLLLPYSIGHEIVGYGILIFVIMLITGLVLWWPKNRSAAKQRFWFKWKQTTRWKRKNYDLHNILGYYAMVFALVIATTGLVWSFDWVADSVQWLANGGKNLKTNHSVPTIPLTESGQAHRVDSVMNTMFIRHPDARYFYIRFPRKPESPMSINATMGHHGYGNYIRYQINPYSAEIIEESGFDDLNNGEKAIALNYPIHVGSILGIPGKFLAFFVSLISASLPVTGFMIWYGRAQKKRTKRSTTKPLPKTLLTANH; this comes from the coding sequence ATGTCCACCGTGAATATCAAAAAGATCATAGGAAAGGTTCACCTCTGGCTCGGATTAACTTCCGGGCTAGTGGTGTTCATTGTTGCCATAACGGGTTGCCTATGGGTGTTCCAAGACGAAATCAGGACATGGGTTTATAAGGATAGGATGTATATCGACCCTCCGCAGGATGCCGTCCGATTGCCGTTGACTTCATTGATAAAAGACGCCCAAGAAAAACTGGGCGAACAATACGACCTAGAAAGAGCATATTATCCCACTGCTGCCAATGAGACTGTTTACATCCAGTTCAGAAAATTCAATGAAGGAGATGATAAGACAATATATTGGTATGGGGACTATATCGACTATTTTTACAAGGTTTACTTAAATCCTTTTACCGGAGAAGTACTCAAAATAGAAGACACCAAGTGGGAGTTTTTCAATGTAGTTATCTGGACACACTTCACCCTTCTGCTGCCCTACTCCATCGGACATGAAATAGTAGGATATGGAATTCTGATTTTTGTAATCATGCTCATTACTGGACTGGTCCTGTGGTGGCCTAAAAACCGTTCCGCCGCCAAGCAAAGGTTCTGGTTCAAATGGAAACAGACTACTAGATGGAAAAGAAAGAACTATGACCTCCATAATATTCTGGGCTATTATGCCATGGTTTTCGCCCTTGTAATTGCCACAACAGGACTTGTTTGGTCATTTGATTGGGTTGCAGACAGTGTACAATGGTTGGCAAATGGAGGCAAAAACCTAAAAACCAACCATTCTGTCCCAACTATACCCCTCACCGAGTCAGGCCAAGCCCATAGGGTAGACAGCGTGATGAACACCATGTTCATTAGGCACCCGGATGCACGCTACTTTTATATCAGGTTTCCAAGAAAACCTGAAAGCCCAATGTCCATTAACGCAACCATGGGCCATCACGGATATGGAAACTATATACGATATCAGATCAACCCTTACTCAGCTGAAATCATTGAGGAGTCAGGCTTTGATGATCTCAATAACGGTGAAAAAGCTATAGCTTTGAATTACCCAATCCATGTAGGCAGTATTTTAGGCATTCCAGGAAAGTTCCTTGCTTTCTTTGTAAGCTTAATATCCGCTAGCCTTCCTGTGACAGGCTTTATGATTTGGTACGGAAGGGCTCAGAAAAAAAGAACCAAACGCTCAACTACCAAACCCCTTCCAAAAACTTTATTAACAGCCAATCATTAA
- a CDS encoding ketopantoate reductase family protein produces MKIYIIGAGAIGKTLAVCLSLNGSDVQVIRGSVDEGSEYVEKFTLYLKSGEVLTSDIKINYLNSCSTFDGLIILANKSFGNRELAKKLKDKAKNTPLVILQNGLNIEQSFLNRDFQEIYRCVLFATCQNITPNEISYKPVAPSPIGIIKQHSSLLKPIVDILNTPNFGFVSEDNIEKIIWKKAIANCVFNSICPLLEVDNGIFYRDAHAFEIAKSIIRECTLIANNNGIGLTVKEVEEQVISISKMSEGQFISTLQDIRNNRKTEIESLNLEVYRMAKQMNLESKVQQTKLLGDLVMIKSELNQ; encoded by the coding sequence ATGAAGATTTATATAATTGGTGCCGGTGCCATTGGTAAAACCTTGGCTGTTTGTTTGTCCTTAAACGGCAGTGACGTTCAGGTAATTCGTGGCAGCGTGGATGAAGGATCAGAGTATGTTGAGAAATTTACCTTGTACCTAAAATCAGGAGAAGTATTGACTTCAGATATAAAAATCAATTATCTAAATAGTTGTTCTACTTTCGATGGTTTGATAATCCTTGCCAACAAATCTTTTGGTAACAGGGAGCTGGCTAAAAAACTGAAGGATAAAGCAAAAAATACTCCCTTGGTTATTTTGCAGAACGGGTTGAACATAGAACAGTCATTTTTAAATAGGGATTTTCAGGAGATCTATCGATGTGTACTCTTTGCCACTTGCCAAAATATTACTCCCAATGAAATTAGCTATAAACCTGTTGCGCCTTCTCCAATAGGAATCATAAAACAACACAGCTCTTTGTTAAAGCCAATTGTGGATATATTGAATACTCCTAATTTCGGGTTTGTTTCAGAAGATAATATAGAAAAAATCATATGGAAAAAGGCCATTGCAAATTGTGTGTTCAATTCCATCTGTCCATTGTTGGAAGTGGATAACGGGATATTTTACAGGGATGCCCATGCCTTTGAAATTGCTAAAAGTATAATCAGAGAATGTACATTAATAGCCAATAATAATGGCATAGGCTTAACCGTTAAAGAAGTTGAGGAACAGGTAATTTCAATCAGCAAAATGTCGGAAGGACAATTTATTTCTACCTTACAGGATATCAGAAATAATCGAAAAACAGAGATCGAAAGCTTAAACTTGGAAGTTTATCGTATGGCCAAGCAGATGAACTTGGAATCTAAGGTCCAACAAACAAAACTTTTAGGAGATTTGGTCATGATTAAGTCTGAATTAAACCAATAA
- a CDS encoding TonB-dependent receptor produces MTYRSLLLILFFCQVSYQGKTQDSTIKLTGTVYLENGTPLPGMIIKIEGTQWGTVSDENGHFGINNLVPGKYIVSCTSMGYIPQTKEVNIQAGQPLIIDFQMKENGQELNEITVIGKTESTLLRESAKAVTVVDTKEAKLQTADLGEVLGTVSGVNVQKSGGLGSQNRFSLNGLTDDQIRFMLDGIPLDMMGYSSGIANVPVNLVERIEIYKGVVPVDLGTDALGGAVNLVSSSINDGGKGALSYQTGSFGTQRISIEGQSNMNDKGIFVRGSGYYDYAKNNYLVDVEVAGDGGKLSNATVPRFHDSYENYGIRGTVGWANQSWTDEFSLELFTNKTFRDIQNNNVMSIVYGKVTSQNTTNGALLRYRKDRKKGISVNFASGYSHDQVSFQDTSRYIYTWHGDMVRKSNGEPRERSPGELGQATDRLVWNHNTYARLRMEYPLNAHHLLRVSSAPTYVSRSGDERWDEENETIDPLSEVSTLFTWVNGLEYRFHSENDKLENNFFAKHYLQRVRAEEPTSTLGVTRNKDRESNNFGIGNSLRYLLNEQWMFKASYEWATRLPRPEEIFGNGRLILPNLSLNPERSHNANLAVHFSSPSSSPSSWKFSVNGFLRATDHLILLLGNNEVFSYQNVFAAHSLGLEIDALWQSTNERIQISANTTLQDFRNKSSGGDFAPYAGDRIPNRPYFFINNSIGYNLPDLFRANDNLHLFLKNRYVHEFFKGWESVGLKKFKAIIPSQFTQHVGATYQKPVMGLKTSLTAEVSNLTNSKVYDFFGVQKPGRAYYIKITISF; encoded by the coding sequence ATGACCTATCGCTCTTTGCTATTAATTCTATTTTTCTGTCAAGTATCCTATCAAGGCAAAACCCAGGACAGCACCATTAAATTAACAGGGACAGTCTACCTTGAGAATGGTACTCCCCTCCCCGGGATGATCATAAAGATCGAGGGAACCCAATGGGGCACAGTTTCCGATGAAAATGGCCATTTTGGAATAAACAACCTTGTACCAGGGAAATACATAGTCTCTTGCACTTCAATGGGGTATATACCACAAACCAAGGAGGTAAACATACAAGCCGGTCAACCTCTTATTATCGACTTTCAAATGAAGGAAAACGGTCAAGAGCTCAATGAAATAACCGTAATCGGAAAAACAGAATCTACCCTGCTTAGGGAATCGGCAAAAGCGGTTACAGTGGTCGACACCAAAGAAGCCAAACTACAAACAGCAGATTTGGGGGAAGTGTTGGGTACTGTCTCAGGCGTAAATGTCCAAAAATCTGGTGGCCTGGGATCCCAAAATCGATTTTCATTAAATGGCCTCACAGATGACCAAATCCGTTTTATGTTGGACGGAATACCTCTTGACATGATGGGTTATAGCTCTGGTATTGCCAATGTGCCAGTCAATTTGGTAGAGCGCATTGAAATCTATAAAGGAGTGGTACCTGTTGACCTCGGTACAGATGCTCTGGGCGGGGCGGTAAATCTTGTGTCAAGCTCCATTAACGATGGAGGCAAAGGAGCCCTGTCCTACCAAACTGGTTCGTTTGGTACCCAGCGAATTTCCATTGAAGGTCAAAGCAATATGAACGACAAAGGAATATTTGTCCGGGGCAGTGGATATTATGATTATGCCAAAAACAACTATTTGGTAGATGTTGAGGTCGCAGGGGATGGTGGCAAACTTTCAAATGCCACAGTGCCAAGATTTCATGATTCCTACGAAAATTATGGAATAAGAGGTACAGTTGGATGGGCAAACCAAAGCTGGACAGATGAATTCTCTTTGGAATTGTTCACCAACAAGACCTTTCGAGATATCCAAAACAACAATGTCATGTCGATTGTATACGGAAAGGTGACCAGCCAAAACACCACTAATGGAGCTTTGCTTCGATACCGAAAAGATCGAAAAAAAGGGATCTCCGTCAATTTCGCCAGTGGATATAGCCATGACCAAGTGTCCTTCCAAGATACAAGCCGCTATATCTATACATGGCATGGGGATATGGTAAGAAAATCAAATGGCGAACCTAGGGAACGATCACCTGGAGAGCTTGGTCAAGCTACCGATAGGTTGGTTTGGAACCACAATACCTACGCCCGTCTCCGAATGGAGTATCCCTTGAATGCCCACCACCTTTTGCGCGTATCATCAGCGCCTACCTATGTTTCCCGGTCAGGAGATGAAAGATGGGATGAAGAAAACGAAACGATTGATCCTTTGAGTGAGGTAAGTACGCTGTTTACCTGGGTAAACGGTTTGGAATATCGTTTTCATTCAGAAAATGATAAGTTGGAAAACAATTTCTTCGCCAAGCATTACCTCCAGCGTGTACGAGCCGAGGAACCTACCAGTACACTTGGAGTGACAAGAAATAAAGACAGGGAGTCGAACAATTTCGGTATTGGCAACAGTTTACGTTATCTCTTGAATGAACAGTGGATGTTTAAAGCGTCCTATGAATGGGCAACTCGCCTGCCACGGCCCGAGGAAATATTTGGTAACGGAAGACTGATTCTGCCCAATCTCTCCCTCAATCCGGAAAGGAGCCATAACGCCAATTTAGCTGTTCATTTTTCAAGCCCTTCAAGCTCCCCAAGTTCATGGAAGTTTTCTGTAAATGGCTTTTTGAGAGCTACAGACCATTTGATCTTGCTGTTGGGGAATAATGAAGTGTTCAGCTACCAGAATGTATTCGCTGCCCATTCATTGGGTTTAGAAATTGATGCCTTATGGCAATCCACTAATGAACGAATCCAGATTTCGGCCAACACCACCTTGCAGGATTTTAGAAACAAATCCTCCGGTGGTGATTTTGCTCCGTATGCTGGTGACCGGATTCCGAACAGGCCATACTTCTTTATCAATAATAGCATAGGATATAATCTTCCGGACCTTTTTAGGGCCAATGACAACCTACACTTATTCCTGAAAAACCGCTATGTACACGAATTCTTTAAAGGTTGGGAAAGTGTTGGCCTGAAAAAGTTCAAGGCCATAATTCCTTCTCAATTTACCCAGCACGTAGGAGCTACCTACCAGAAACCCGTCATGGGCCTCAAAACCTCGCTTACCGCTGAAGTCAGCAACCTTACCAATTCAAAAGTATACGACTTCTTCGGTGTCCAAAAACCGGGCAGGGCCTACTATATCAAGATTACCATTTCATTTTAA
- a CDS encoding MBL fold metallo-hydrolase produces the protein MEFHLWRNATVLLTIDDQKFLIDPMLGEKGSFGPFPWTEDTRSNPLVNLSFSGEELEKQLEEIDAVVVTHLHPDHWDAEAVKILDKNLPIICPKIIAETIAENGFINVIPITSSVSFNGVKLVLTQGKHGSGEIEEKMGTVNGFVFCTEKESIYFTGDTIWCDAVKLAITKHRPSYVVVAAGAATFALGEPVTMSVDQIKSLGDTFPEVSLIITHLEAVSPCTETRNFIRKEMVSNSSFVHYYIPEDGERLFLE, from the coding sequence ATGGAATTTCATTTATGGCGCAATGCCACCGTTTTACTAACAATTGATGATCAAAAGTTTTTAATAGATCCTATGTTAGGGGAAAAAGGATCCTTTGGGCCTTTTCCTTGGACCGAAGATACGCGGTCAAATCCTTTGGTAAATTTATCTTTTTCAGGTGAAGAATTAGAGAAACAGCTCGAAGAAATAGATGCGGTAGTAGTTACACACCTTCATCCGGATCACTGGGATGCCGAAGCCGTTAAAATTTTGGATAAGAATCTTCCAATAATTTGCCCTAAAATAATTGCTGAAACAATTGCCGAAAATGGTTTTATCAATGTGATCCCCATAACTTCATCAGTCAGTTTCAATGGTGTTAAGTTAGTACTCACTCAAGGCAAACACGGTAGCGGAGAAATCGAAGAAAAAATGGGTACGGTCAACGGATTTGTGTTTTGTACCGAGAAAGAAAGTATCTATTTTACTGGAGATACCATCTGGTGCGATGCCGTCAAATTGGCCATTACCAAACACCGGCCATCCTATGTGGTTGTAGCCGCAGGTGCTGCAACCTTTGCCCTTGGAGAACCGGTGACAATGTCAGTTGACCAAATAAAGTCTTTAGGAGATACCTTTCCAGAAGTAAGTCTCATCATAACTCATTTGGAAGCGGTAAGCCCCTGTACCGAAACCAGAAATTTTATCCGCAAAGAAATGGTAAGCAATAGTTCATTTGTTCATTATTACATCCCTGAGGATGGTGAACGTCTTTTTCTGGAATAG
- a CDS encoding type II toxin-antitoxin system RelE/ParE family toxin: MKTFGPSQAEKYHHSLEDSFERIAQNPEMFTLAEKIMPGIRYCVHISPSIFSLLEGK, encoded by the coding sequence GTGAAAACTTTTGGTCCCTCACAGGCTGAAAAATACCATCATTCCTTAGAGGATTCTTTTGAGAGGATTGCCCAAAACCCTGAAATGTTTACTTTAGCTGAAAAAATCATGCCCGGTATAAGGTATTGTGTCCATATTTCACCCTCCATTTTTTCACTGTTGGAGGGGAAATAA